DNA from Felis catus isolate Fca126 chromosome B3, F.catus_Fca126_mat1.0, whole genome shotgun sequence:
GGGGATTGGAGAGCCGAAAGGCAAATAAATTCACTGCTAGGTGTATGTAACTGATATAACTCATGGAGAAAGTCTTCTAAGAGACTAAGCACTTAAAAGACAcctacagactgggtggctcagtcagttaaaagtccaactcttgatttcggcccaggtcatgatctcatggtggtgagatcaagctctgttATCAGGACtcatgctcagtgtgaagcctgcttgggattctctctctctctttctctctctctctctctctgctcctccctcctcatgctcaaaataaataaataaaacatttaaaaaagacagttGCAGACATAATGCTATAAGGCATttataattacagaatttttgGAGAGTGGGTTGAGAAAGTAATATAAATCATATCTGGTAATCTACCTCTTAAAGTGTGCCTTGTGTTCTCTTTGtcattatatactttttttaaaaatttatttttgagaaagagagagagagagcgtgagagagagagtgagcatgacctgggtaggggcagagagggagggagggagggagagagagagagaatcccaagcaggctccatgctcttagcatgaagcctgatgcagagctcaatcccatgaaccataagctcatgatctgagctgaattcaggagtgggaagctcaactgactgagccactcaggtgcccctacgctttttttcttcattcttcttccaTTTTAGTGTTAAGTttgatatcattttttatttttccttaattctttttcaacctttataatctattttctattttcttctgtctcttcagaACTCTTCCCAGTGTTTTCATCaggcatattttcatgtttttaaaatcatccAGTTTTATCCTTTCTATGTTTGTTGAATCGTGATATTACAAATATAAAGCTGCTATACCTATTACTATTTCAATTGCAATATGATTTCCCATGTTGAAGGCCACCTTTATTATGTCTAGGTCATATTTTCACATCATTGGAACCATTAACCAATTTTGACAGAGGCAATATCTTTAGtatttctctccatctttttttattttaacatgtgTTAGCAGTTGAGATTACAAAAAAGGATAAACACAATTCCTCCCCTCAATCCATTTACATATAAAActaactgtaggggcgcctgggtggcgcagtcggttaagcgaccgacttcagccaggtcacgatctcgcagtccgtgagttcgagcccgcgtcgggctctgggctgatggctcagagcctggagcctgtttccgattctgtgtttccctctctctctgcccctccgccgttcatgctctgtctctctctgtcccaaaaataaatgttgaaaaaaaaaatttaaaaactaactgTAATGTAAGGTGGTGAATGATGCTTAGGGGCCTGAATAAAGTGCTATGAGTGGGAACATGGACAAGAATGGTATATATCTGCTTAATGTGTGAAGAGGTGATGGGGAAAggagtataaataaacattatagcaTGGTTTACTTTGAAGTATGGATTGTGTTCTTCCAGAAAGAAGAGCAGTGGGTGGAAATGGTGGAAGGTAAGTTAAAGAAGAACCAGTATATTTGAAGGCATGGGGGCATATGTATTATGTGGCATTGTCAGATAATAAATAgatattgctggatcatagggtacaAGAATGGATGTAAGAAAATGACATAGAAAATGAGGTTGGAAAGGCCCAGACTCCAGACAAGTTTGAATGCTTTATTAGGAGTCTGTGGTTCACCCAGAGGCAAAAGAGGACTCATGAAATACTATTAGTACTATGACCAGGGTTGAGAGCAGATAGATTTTTATTGGAGGAGCAGAAACATTTGAAGGAGAGGATCTTGATGAGGCAGTGTGGTAGATCTAGTGATAACTGTTGaaaggaggggcagtgagaagagaaagaagcaaatacaTGGCAgatgtattaaattaaaaatgaaattgtgaaACATACTCCAACCCTTTGAAAAGTACTCAAAACTGTATGATTGGCATATAACTTCAAGATTTAGCAAGAAACATCTGTTGTTTTATCAGATTTCTTTTGAGTAGTAAATCATTACAAAAGCAACTGAAATCACTCACATTGTCagatttctccctttccctccccagaGAAAAACACTATTCTGAAGTTGTTAGGTAGATATCcttctttttcaaacttttacaCTTCTActacctatatatttatatttaacatgtaATAATTATTGAGggtttttggaattaaaaaattatttcgctttatatatatgattttataattttattttttcattcaatgttatatttttgagatttttccatGGTGACAAATATATAGCtgattcattcacttattttccaaataattcatTCAATTGTATTAATTTACAAGAATTTACTTATATATGACCTCACTATGGACATATAGGTTATTTCCATTACCACAGGcattaaagagaaagaattaacTAGATTTGGTgacatatattttctcatatgCTCAGTTCTATAAGACattaattttctccattttgcagatgggaaaggGCTCAGATGAAATGTTATTCAAGGTCACCAAGTTATTAGGTGACAGAATGtgaaatactgtttttcagaTATTGTGGCCTATTTCATTATCCCATGtagcttctttaaaaagtaatagaaataaTCCTTAtaaaatttaagagctaaaacaGAGATGAATTCAAAGAATGATGCAATCATAAACAGAGCctatatttggggtgcctgggtggctgagtggattaagtgtccaactcttgctttggctcaggtcatgatctcacagttggtgagattgagccccatattgagtgcagagtctgcttgggattctctctttctctctctgcccttccccacttgtgtgcacacactctctctcagaataaataattaaatattaaaacaaacaaaaaccccagagcCTACATTTAACATGAAGTCACAGATGAAGTCTGGAGTCACAACATCTACAGTGAGATTAATGATCAACTTTAATCACTTGGACTCAACTTTAATCACACTTGGACTCAAAAGAGACACTCAAGCTTTTTACAGAAGACCTATTATGTCCCCAAGCATTATTGTAGGTACTGTGGGTTTGTGAAGAAATATTATAGGTAGAGTGGTCCTATAGTTCATTTGTAAAGTTAAAATGAAACCCTATGAACAGAAAGCTACCCAGGTTGGAGGAGTCAAGAGTGATTTCATGAAGGAGGTAGAACTTGAATACAGACAACATTATGGCAACTTCTAAGTAGTTCACTCATGATGGACCCTGTTCAAGGGTCTCAGCCCCTCCAGGGAAGAAAAGGTTGAGTGGAACAGGTTAAACTAGCATTTTCTATCATGAGTTCATCCAAAAAACATTTGTTCAAAGTAAGAGTATTTGCCTGAACAATTAGAATAAGAACAAATGCTTTAGAAAACAGCCAAGACTTCCAAGACACTGAGGTACATTAATTTGTTGATAGACAGTTGTCATGGATGATTAATCATGGAGACTGAGGTACCACTTACCAGCACGACAATAAAGGGAAGTCATCAGCTACGAAGGGCTCATCTTTCTTCCAACAATATCTACCATCACCCTGCCACATGTTTTTGCTCAGGCTGTATCCTCAGTAAGTCAcagataaatgaaagaaagcaggGAATTGGAAAAAGGGGTGATCTTGGAGTCAGTAGACCTAGGTTCTAATACAGGCTCTAACACTAAGTAAATTTATGGTTTTGGTAAAGTAATTTAACATATTGGGGTATTTATTTTCTGATCTATAATGACTAGAGACTTTCCTAAATTGGAAATATTCACTTTATCAGTATGTACCAAAGTTGACTTCACTGGTTTCAGTCTCTTTGACTTCACTGAATGTTTCCTTTTAGTTATAttcctactttgttttttttcttcagacaaaattttcactttcctgaatttctttctttactcttACGGTCAGTCTCTAACCCAAACAAGTACATTTTATTCAccctttcagcaaatatttatttgcctttGTTATGTATCTGGAGTGATTCTGAATTTTTCATACATTGGGTTGAATAAGACAGATGTGATCCATAACTTCATGGGGCTTGCAGCCCAGTTTGGAAAggataaattaaacaaataataatttaccTTCATGGTAAGTACTATTAAGAAACAGTGTTCTTTGAGAGCAAATCAACTGCATTTGTAtaagatagtttatttttttgccacTAAGAGAATGTGATtactatattaataattaattattgaaatataatatattttatgatatggAAGTTTGATGCTCCCTATTGGtcaacagtattttattttctcattcattcattcattcattcatgtctCAGGCGTTCGTTGAGTCCTGTTATGGGCAAGTGAAATAAAGAGAAGTAAACTTAGCAGTGCTGAATACTTAACATAGCCATATGATTAAGatacattaattattttactaATTGCTGTTTCATAAATGAATACTGAAGCTCAAAGactttaagtaacttgcccaagatcaacCTGTTAGTCGTgagcatgtttttttgtttttgtttttgtttttgtttttttttgtttttgtttttgtttttgttttttttttttgagagagtgcgagcaggggagaggggcagagggcttgagagagggagagagagagagagcatggagcccattgcagggctcgatcccattaCTCTGGGAtaatgacttgagttgaaatcaagaattgaactCCTAAACTGAGcacgcaggtgcccccagttgTTGAACATTTGTATAAATTTTCGAAATCAAAATCCAAAACCCACATTCTTTCTACTAAACCATGCTttatctctaaataaaataattatactatAATGTAATTAGTTTTTTAgagatttcataaaattatttccacTACATTATGATCCATTTCATAGTTTTAAGCTTTTCACATCAAGAATAAAGTGTACTAAGGCAGTGTTGCTTGAATTACTTGTGTTGAAGTTTaagcttttatctttttttctataaaaaatatttatttaagtaatctctacacccaataatctcagggtcatgagatcaagaatcacatactcCTCTGAATgtaccagccaggcgcccctcaatttttttctaatggactaacacttttataaaatacacaattaGAAACTTGGGTATCACTCTAATATCAAATATCTAGAGAAATTTCTAAATACTGAAAAATTTTGGAATATGATATTAATTGATAACATACAGTTCATAGACCAGCCCCACTCTGCGGACATTTTCCACTGCTTCAGGAATCCAACTATGAATAAGTCATAATTCCTTCTTTCAAGAAGCTCATAGTTGAATGGGTGAATTATGATTGTTCTCAGTTCACTATAAACAAGGGACAGTAAACTAAGTGCTACTACTAATAAAGCAAGATTCTGTGGATGTGGTTAACATTTCAGTAATATTAAAGATGAATATTTTCCCAGAGGTGGGGACTGGGATGGAAGAGAAGAAGGGTCTGTGTGTCAGGTGAAGTTCTACAGACTTGGAAGGGATTGCAATAGTGATTAGTTCTATGTGACTGGGGCCAGATTGTATTAGTTTGGGacccaaaatcaaaagctttggCTCATGTTGACTATCTTATATCTCATGAGCAATTGCAGCACCAACcctgggaggaagcagagggtaTCAAATGCAGAGACAACTTGGTGGTAGAGAGCAGCTCCACACGACAGCCACTGATTTTTCTGGGTAATCACATTCGAGAGGCCATGAGCATATTAGGTCAGTTCTAATGCTAAAGTAGAAACAGGCTTTCATAATTGTGGCCATCTCTCCTAATATATTAACATAATTatcatcatttatattttctcctattgTCCTTCTTCAGGTAGTTGTGCCAACAACGCCAATGGATGGAGCGAATCACTCTGTGGTGTCAGAGTTTGTGTTCCTGGGACTCACCGATTCCTGGGAGATCCAACTTCTCCTCTTTGTGTTCTCCTCCACGTTTTATGTGGCAAGCATGATGGGAAACTCCCTCATTATGCTCACTGTGACCTCTGACCCCCACTTACACTCCCCCATGTACTTTCTGTTGGCCAACCTCTCCTTCATTGACCTGGGAGTTTCTTCTGTCACTTCTCCCAAGATGATTTATGATCTTTTTAGAAAGCGTAAAGTCATCTCCTTTGGTGGCTGCATCGctcaaatcttctttatccacgtCATTGGTGGTGTGGAGATGGTGCTGCTCATCGCCATGGCCTTTGACAGATATGTTGCCATATGTAAGCCTCTCCACTATCTGACCATCATGAGCCCAAGAATGTGCCTCTTCTTTTTAGTGGCTGCCTGGATGACTGGCCTCATCCACTCCATGGTTCAACTGGCGTTTGTGGTAAACTTACCCTTCTGTGGTCCTAATGTGTTGGACAGCTTTTACTGTGACCTTCCTCGGTTCATCAAACTTGCCTGCACGGACACCGACCGACTAGAGTTTATGGTCACAGCCAACAGTGGATTCATCTCTGTTGGCTCCTTCCTCATACTGATCATTTCCTA
Protein-coding regions in this window:
- the LOC101099214 gene encoding olfactory receptor 4F3/4F16/4F29-like, whose amino-acid sequence is MDGANHSVVSEFVFLGLTDSWEIQLLLFVFSSTFYVASMMGNSLIMLTVTSDPHLHSPMYFLLANLSFIDLGVSSVTSPKMIYDLFRKRKVISFGGCIAQIFFIHVIGGVEMVLLIAMAFDRYVAICKPLHYLTIMSPRMCLFFLVAAWMTGLIHSMVQLAFVVNLPFCGPNVLDSFYCDLPRFIKLACTDTDRLEFMVTANSGFISVGSFLILIISYIIIILTVQKHSSAGSSKALSTLSAHITVVFLFFGPLIFFYTWPSPSIHLDKFLAIFDAILTPFLNPVIYTFRNQEMQVAMRRVCRQLVNYRKIS